Proteins encoded within one genomic window of Chrysemys picta bellii isolate R12L10 chromosome 6, ASM1138683v2, whole genome shotgun sequence:
- the CAPSL gene encoding calcyphosin-like protein isoform X2, with the protein MPGTARHDRDMAVQAKRNLAKTTDPIERLRLQCLARGSAGIKGLGRVFRIMDDNQNRTLDFKEFLKGLNDYAVMIDKEEAHELFNIFDKDGNGTIDFDEFLVTLRPPMSNARKEVIMQAFRKFDKTGDGIITIEDLRGVYNAKHHPKYQNGEWTEDQVFRSFLDNFDSPYEKDGKVTKDEFLNYYAGVSASVDSDAYFNLMMMKSWKL; encoded by the exons ATGCCTGGTACAGCGAGGCATGACCGAGACATGGCAGTCcaggccaaaagaaacctggcCAAAACCACAGACCCAATTGAGAGGCTTCGGCTGCAGTGTCTAGCAAGGGGGTCTGCAGGCATCAAAGGACTTGGCAG AGTATTTCGGATTATGGATGACAACCAAAACAGAACCCTTGATTTCAAAGAATTCTTGAAAGGATTAAATGATTATGCCGTGATGATAGACAAGGAAGAAGCTCATGAGCTTTTCAATATCTTTGATAAAGATGGCAACGGAACAATAGACTTTGATGAATTTCTTGTAACCTTAAGA CCTCCAATGTCTAATGCCAGAAAAGAGGTCATCATGCAAGCATTTAGGAAGTTTGACAAAACCGGTGATGGTATTATAACCATTGAAGACTTACGGGGGGTGTATAATGCAAAGCATCATCCCAAATATCAGAATGGAGAATGGACAGAAGATCAAGTTTTTAGATCCTTTCTAGATAACTTTGATTCACCGTATGAGAAAGATGGGAAG GTGACAAAAGATGAGTTTTTGAACTATTACGCTGGAGTTAGTGCGTCTGTGGATAGTGATGCCTACTTCAATCTAATGATGATGAAATCCTGGAAACTATGA
- the CAPSL gene encoding calcyphosin-like protein isoform X1, translated as MPGTARHDRDMAVQAKRNLAKTTDPIERLRLQCLARGSAGIKGLGRVFRIMDDNQNRTLDFKEFLKGLNDYAVMIDKEEAHELFNIFDKDGNGTIDFDEFLVTLRPPMSNARKEVIMQAFRKFDKTGDGIITIEDLRGVYNAKHHPKYQNGEWTEDQVFRSFLDNFDSPYEKDGKVTTEEFMNYYAGVSASIDTDVYFIIMMRNSWKF; from the exons ATGCCTGGTACAGCGAGGCATGACCGAGACATGGCAGTCcaggccaaaagaaacctggcCAAAACCACAGACCCAATTGAGAGGCTTCGGCTGCAGTGTCTAGCAAGGGGGTCTGCAGGCATCAAAGGACTTGGCAG AGTATTTCGGATTATGGATGACAACCAAAACAGAACCCTTGATTTCAAAGAATTCTTGAAAGGATTAAATGATTATGCCGTGATGATAGACAAGGAAGAAGCTCATGAGCTTTTCAATATCTTTGATAAAGATGGCAACGGAACAATAGACTTTGATGAATTTCTTGTAACCTTAAGA CCTCCAATGTCTAATGCCAGAAAAGAGGTCATCATGCAAGCATTTAGGAAGTTTGACAAAACCGGTGATGGTATTATAACCATTGAAGACTTACGGGGGGTGTATAATGCAAAGCATCATCCCAAATATCAGAATGGAGAATGGACAGAAGATCAAGTTTTTAGATCCTTTCTAGATAACTTTGATTCACCGTATGAGAAAGATGGGAAG GTTACAACAGAAGAATTCATGAACTACTATGCAGGAGTCAGCGCTTCAATAGACACTGATGTCTATTTCATTATCATGATGAGAAATTCTTGGAAATTCTAA